Part of the Cydia pomonella isolate Wapato2018A chromosome 5, ilCydPomo1, whole genome shotgun sequence genome is shown below.
TTTGACGTAGGCCATAGCGTGGACCTTGACCATCGAGTGGTCTACCAGCTTGTCCATGTACTCCTGTGGTGTGACGTGTAACTTGAGGACCTCACGTTGGCCGGCGCGCACGACAAACTCGCCCTGCGCCCGCCGGAGACGCGATGCGATCGCGCCCGTGTAGTAGCATGAGGATGCCGTCAGCACGCACCATATGGTACGATCTTCGTGCGATTTATTCTGGAAAAAGTTATGATCATTTTagggttttattttatgatgagCATAACTGAAACTGATACTCCaccaaaacatttaatttaaagcgTTCCCAAGGCTCACGCCTCACAGCCTAACCGTGGCACTTTCTTAATAAAAAGTTATCTAGATCAAAGGCATCAAAGTCAATGTCTCCTATTAAAAAACTCCTGTCTACGAAGAATAcctaattcataaaaaatatacatgtgTTTCCTTAACTGTTACTAATGCATTTAACCAACTGACCTGAATATTCATAGTACAATCAAACGGCTGACCATACGGCACGATATCAATGTCCATAAGGTCGAAGTACACGTCCTCGTAGTTGCGGTCGGGGTACTCGTAGTATTGCTGCAGCCGCTGGTAGCCGCGGCAGGAGGCGATGACCGCGAGCCGCTCGGGCGACGAGCTGTCCATCGTCTTGTACTCGTGCGTGATCTCCAGCATGTCGCTCTCGCCTTCATCATCGTCGCGGTTTGGATTCTTGGTGAGGATCTTGCGGCCAACTCTGAGAGAGTGAATACCTATTTTACAGGATGTTACTTATTTACCTACTGTTGCCTATCCCTGTTATACTATACATATGAGgctttttcttgtttttgtttgagaTGGCGTTTTGGACACATTCCAAAAGTTGTATGTTTGGTCAGATATGTCAAAGAGCTGGCTTGAGAAAGGTGCCCAAAGGCAGAAAATACCTCAAATAGAAACAGGTAATAAATCAAAAAGACCTCAAAGTACGTAGTTAATGCTACGGCTATACTGCgcagacttaaaaaaaaatgaaaatttggtaAGTACCTCTTCAAAATTTGACTGATCACTTATTGGGATATTTTTAGTAGGCACCTAGGTTACTTTTTGAATGCGAGCGTTAAATTTACAATCGGTAAATTCAGTCAttagaatttgaaaattaattagATCGACAAGTCCTACCTATATGAATGTTTTCATAAGAGCttgttaaacaaaaatatagcgTAATTCAACTCACTGATAATTATTTGACGCCATCCTAATGAATCCCCACTCGGAATTTTCTTCCTCCTGGAAGTGGCACAGCTCGGCGTTGATCTGGTTGTACATGCACGGCGTGTCGTACTGGAAGCCGACCTCTCCGCGACGGACGGCCTCGACGCTGGCTGGACCACATTGGTATACTGATTCAGCTTCCTCCTGAGGTGTGGCATCGATAATTTGCCACCCGCTGTAACCTAAATAATAACAGAGATATGTCTAGGATAAATGAGCCACTATTCAATTCAgcctaatataataataattgctaCATGGTGTCAGGAAACGTATTTAGACTGCtacctaataatatatttcaacaAAAACTCCGACATTgggtaattgttttttttttacttatggttattcataaacgcgttacaaGCCTGGATttgctatgaatcgtttgtctttatctgtcattttgacttatgtatttgtaagaaagggataaaatataatttaactaaatcaggcccgtaaagttttatgaataagagggtaagtgatttttttaaataattgacgTAAGTTAGTTGACAATTTAAAatttgctttaataaataaataaataagtatcataggacatttttacacaaatagactaagccctacagtaagctaaagaaggcttgtgttatgggtactcagacaacgatatatataatatacaaatacttaaatacacaccACAGTAAATGCCAAATACCTGTGCTTATCAAAcaaataagtgcccttaccgggtttcgaacccgggaccatcggcttcataggcagagtcactacccactaggccagacaggtcgtcgaaggatattcattttaattctatttacttatttatttcaaattgtacattttaaTTTGCACATTGTACCTGACCATGATTCTcacaaataaaaattttgaacattaaaaaaaacaccattGATAGACTGAATAAGCAGAGATCAAAGCATTCACAAATTTGCTTCGTTTATGGAACATGCTTGGAACAAGATATTAGTTAGGGTTAACTTAAACTAGGGAagctttttattgaaatatgtaCTCTAATAGAATTAGGCATGCTGACTtaagtctaaataaaaatatgtacccTGCGGCAAGTCGGGTCTTTGCATCCAAACATCGTTCCAGACGTGGAAGTTCCAGCAGGAATCATAGCAGTCCTCATCAGGCCCGTTGGGTACCTCGTTTCCTTCGTGGTCAAAGTACTTGTCGACGGTGAATGTTCGGTTAGTGTCGTGTGCTGACACGTAGTTCGTTACAGAACGGCAAGGAATACCTGAAAACAATAAGTATTGCATGAATTTAGGTTGAAGATAAAAAGGAAGTTTGTGATTATGAAGTAGTAGATTATAAATTACCAAGAGCTCTGCAGATTGTAACGACAAGACCCGAGAAAACCCAGCACTGGCCGTATTCAACAGGTCGGCCACCATCTGTGAGGTAGCGCTCGAGAATAGCCACGGAACCAGTCCACGCATGAGGAGCAACACCATCTTTGTATTCACCGTCGTAGCGTCCCACCATCAGTCCATCGTCATCATGATTCGAATTTATCTGATAAATAGAGATTTAAATTTATACGTTCGTGTTCAGGAGAATAGAATATTAAGAAAAATTACGTACCTACTTCTAAAAAACTTTCTTACCATAGCGGAAATAGCCCTACAAACTCGGACAGGGTTTCCACGTTCTGAGTGCTCAAGACCACTACGTTCCAGCAAATACATACATGCTGGCAGTACGCAATCATCAAACTGGCCGTAAATCCATTTGCGGCCCTTAGGTTGGCGCCAAGTACCGCACCAAATCTTTCCTTGTTCATTGAGGACGTACTCCTTTCTAGAAGATTCGTTATCCATGTAAACGGTATCCTCCCTGCACCAGGGATTGAAGAGCATGTAAATATCTTCATCGCACTTGTAATCGTGGCGGTTGTCGCGCTGGCCGAAGCGATTGGTCTGAACCCAACAGTTCCATACACCCACAGGTGCGGTGGCCGGTACATGCACTTGGAATGTTATGGTGTTTCCATCTTGGCGTTGAATGCTAATATCCCACCTGTCCATATCATGGGCGAGAGAAGCTAGGTTCTGCATAGAACCGTGACGGGATCCATGACGAGAACCATGTCGTGATCCATAACTACGGCCAAACGAGGACGAGTGTTGTGTCGCTCCTCCGTAGCGATCGATCATAGGTCGGTCGATTGGCCCGTGTGGGCTCAGAGGGCTATGTTGGAGCGGCAAAGGTTCGTTGCTGAACGAACTGCGACGGACGCCATAAGTCGTAGTTTCCCTCATTCCACTCATAGGACCCATTGGACCAATAGAGCTCATATTACCCATCGTGTTCATCGGCCCCATGGGGCCTATAGATCCAGCGGTAGCCATGTTGCTACTGCTATCTGGCACACGGGACATTCCCAGGCCCATACCCATACCCATCCCCATTCCCATCCCCATCATGTCACGTGAGTGTTGGAATACACCTTGCTGAGAGCTCCAGTTTACAGGTAGAACAACCCGAGTTCCCTTGGTCACACTTGGTTTTGGCCctaaaacataaatattgtacttagtaaaaaatactaaatactagGTAAACCAAAATACCTTATCATAACCACACAAAAAATAGTAGAAGAATTATTTAAATAGATTCTTACCAAAGCAGAACACGATGCGGATCATATCCTGTTGTTTGTCATAGGTCCTGTCAAAACGAACCGCGAAGAAAAAGTTTTGTCCTCTTCGGTAAACCGGGTTCGGCAAAATGTTATCATTAACCAAATCATACTGATCAGTATGATGATCTTTCGAATTATCCCTTGAATAAAACTCAGTCAGTTCTACTTTCAGGGGCTGCTGTGAGTAATAACTTTGAGGAATGACATCCAATGTATCTTGACGGCGACGGCGTTCATTCTGGTCAGCCATCTTGCAAATAAGGTTATGAGTGTATTGCGTGTTCGGGCTATTCCTCATAGAATGTTTCATGCGATGCAGAGAGCCGGTGCTGTGGGAGCGTCCGGGACGATGCTGCGCCGTTGGTCCAGCCCGCTGCATGGGCCAACGCCGGGTCTGCCCGGGGCGCTGACAGAAGCTTGAGATATTGTAATAGGCCGATAATCCCGGCACGTAGTTAGACGGCATACCGCCAATCGTCATTTGCTGCTCCCTCATACAGCTCAATGTACTCATTCCTGAGGTGAGGCCCGTTATCCCGCCAAGTCCCATTCCAGTCATGCTGGATGTCATGCTGGAGGACATCCTGTCCATACTAGAACGTCGGACCATGGACATCTTGGCGGAGACGTCGTTTATTCACTGAGGATCTATATGAAAGTTGTCCTAAGAGACTTACTGCGCTCTTGGCTGACACCAGAGCGAATGTTGCGGTTAGGTGTTCGCTAGCCCTTTATATACGAAAGTTTAACAGAGGGATCATTCACCGGCTAGGTGTCAGTTGTCAACGCAGGCGCCGGGGTCGCTGGTTTCGAAAAGTCCTTTTGTTGGTGTGCGCTGACTTGTAGAGAAACTAGAACTTCACAAGTCTGTTCGCGTGAAATGCGTCAGTACACTTGTAATAATACCTGCGTGTCATTGTCCAGATACGAGTATACAAAAGCGATATAGTACCTAGTACCTATCTGTGTATACCTATAGTGTGAAAGAATTTATTGGGCCCTTTACCTTCAGGTGAGCTACCTTAACCATAAAATACTTACCGTAAAGACATTTTGGTTTTTAATTaccaatttgaaaaaaaaaacaaattacataaaCATAAGTAAAACAGTAGGTGGTAAATTTCTTATCTCGTTGTTTTCTTGTTGTCGAATCACTAATTAAGAATTTCAGTTAAGTAACATTATCAACGGATAGGTACTCGTGCCGTGCTTACTGATGAAAATGATAACATCGATAACAATGCAATAACGGGTAAAAATAAGTGAGCGGGAGTGGGgatattttagggttccgcactaAAAGACAGAATTTTTATATTCAAGCAGGCAATTATTACCAATGCCATACCATTATGTTAACATTAGTTTACATGGTATAGTAACGGCACCAATTGACCAATTCCAAcgggagtatttttgatatttcactgatAGTACTCCTCTCATACAGACTCTTGAGCTTCCAGTCATCGATTGTAGTGATATGTGCCTTGCCAACCTTTCACAAGGACTCTTGGACAGACTGGATGGGCTCCTAAACAACTGTGTCAGATTCAGATTTATCTTCGGCCTTCGCATGCCTCTGCCTTTCGGCGGAAACTTAATTGCGCTAACTTATTAGCTCCGCGTACGAGAACGCAGGCGCCTCAGAGTAATGTGTATGCCCTACAGCATATTAAATGATCCAGCAATACCGGAGTACCTGCGGTCTAAATTCCAATATGTAAGCACACAGCCAGGCCGTGAGCTCCGTTCCTCCCGTAAACTAACGCTGTCAGTCCCTTTCTATCGGTCTGGTTCTATAACTAATTCCTTTACCATACACGCGATTCGTCTTTGGGACACCCTCCCTATTGAGATTGAGATACGGCAAGCACAGACCAAATCTTCGTTTAAGAGCAAGTTGCGCAGACATCTCCTAGAAGTCTCGTGACTAATAGGAATAGACACTCATTATAATCTGAAAGCAagtttatgtattatataataatgtaaatgtgtattataaattataaaaaaatattttggggataatcttacacGGAACAGATCGAGCTTAACCCAAACTAAAGcttatactatgggtactagatgacgtaatacataggtatgtagataaatacatacttttatacatagaaaacacccatgactcgggaacaaataaatgccgttactgggattcgaaccagGGACcaggtatgtagatattatatgcGACAAGCCCACCATTTCAGtgtaattaaatttgtaaattaatattatatacaagtgtcacagttagttcaacaagccccgtccgatacataaatgcgtatagaattttattttctacctaTTGTATGTTCTTCGAATcaagctcttttgatcctaatatatagatataaaaatatttataacttgatgATAACTGTTTTGTTAAATAACTTCGAAATATAGAAATCACACTTTATAGGTTTcgcatttttggatttttttttggctgttttacaaattttagaaaaaaaggaaaatctgtaaacttattttttcattgtgttaataccaccctaaaaatatgtagagtagaatagaatagtatagaataaaatagaaaataatagaatagaacagaacagaacagaaccGAACAggacagaacagaacagaaccgaacagaatagaatagaataatatttattcagacaacacatcaattattagtattattacaaaaaaaatacattaacaacatgcgagtcggactcgcccatgaagggttccgtaccatttatgacgtataaaaaaaactacttactagtaAGTAGTTAAACTAAgtttgcatatatttttatatattttttttaggtttatcattagaagttacagggggggggcacattttaccactttggaagtgtttctcgcgcaaactatttagtttagaaaaatatgatattagaaacctcaatatcatttttgaagacctctccatagatatcccacacgtatgggtttgatgaaataaaatttttgagtttcagttctaagtatggagaacccccaaaatttattgttttttttttctatttttgtgtgaaaatcttaatgcggttcatagaatacatccaagaatacttaccaagtttgaacagtatagtttttatagCAAATGtaggaaaaaattatattagaaacctcaatatcatttttgaagacctgtacatagataccccacacgtatgggtttgatgaaaaatttttttttttaattttatgacgtattaaaaaaaactacttactaaatctcgttcaaaccaattttcggtggaagtttgcatgctaatgtacatcatatatttttttaggtttatcattctcttattttagaagttacaggggggggggggacacatttaccactttggaagtgtctctcccgcaaactatttagtttagaaaaatatgatattagaaacctcaatatcatttttgaagacctctccatagatatcccacataATGcgattcatagaatacatccaagaatacttaccaagtttggacagtatagtttttatagtttaggaaagaagtggctgtgacataaacggacagacagacggacatgacgaatctataagggttccgttttttgccatttggctacggaaccctaaaaagaaacaGTACAAGTTGAAGAATACAAAACAGACAGATAAGGATGTGAGgctgaaatggtctccactcagcattgcagaatttaaaaatggaaaaaagtttcctctttttgtatggatgaTCACGTGGTATTCACGGGACGATCACTTCCCTTTTAAGAGGAACTTTCTCCCCCGGACGGTCCGGCTGTGGAATAACATtctgccgaggttttctcgagggactACACTACAGTAAGGAGTTCTTCAGAAAAAGGAGCGaataggtttttaaagtgtTGGCCACGCACATGTAGCACATGGATTTGCAGACTTCCATAGGCTAAggtgatcgcttaccatcaggcgccgggacgtatgctcgtttgccaccgacgtgataTTAAAAAGTACATAAGTACCTATGCCTATGTATAttggtaatgaaataaaaacttgaaTGCTACAGACCCTGGAGTTGCAGATGTTCATAAGTGATGGGGACCGCTTACCaccaggtgggccgtatgcttgtttgccaccgacgtggtgtgtaaaaaaaaatctttgggGGCTGATCGTGAGAAAAATCTTAGCATCACCACCGAATACTAATACTATGtctgtgtacagcgccatctatcggcaaattgtctaactaatgtGCGCGATgtaaagggccctccacactcatGCGCAAATCGAgacgcgaagccgcgaacgcgagtgtggaggaccctcgcgtcgatttcgcagattgttcacgccttcgcgccttattccccgtttttcttcggtatttggcccgcgtcaaaggagacgcgaagcgcgaacttgcaagatcCACACTCGCGATcccttcgcgccgcgattcgttTACGAGCCGATTAATctgaactgtcataaccttctatggcggctacttggttatattgggtgcgaacttgatcaaccaaaaatcaattacAGTTACCAGTTtaaatcagtgccttgccgctaactaaatccgatcagctgacgcttcggcgccatcttgccgcgaaccaaactgcgaaatcgccgtaaagttgtgcgagtgtggagtctacgtcaacgtcgcgtcgcggtatgttccctccgcgaagtcgcgccgcgattcacgcgcatagtctggagggtaGGAAGGGAatatgtaatgcacgtatgttggtttttcgaggataattctctatcatgtgaaccgatttcaaaaattgatcttttacttgaaggtaaatttatttatttaatcgtatggcgataTAGTCACATAggcaaaattatacatatacagtatTATTTATAAGGCAACATCCAAGTTTTGCAACCATTGCACAGCATCGGGCGTCAAGTCTAAAAGATCATCCGGGCTACCCGAGTATGCGCGGAGTGGGCACCGCTGGATGATGTGCTCCATGGTCTGGTCCTCGATGCCGCAGTCGCATAGCGCGGAGTCTCTCCAACCCCACTTATGCCGGAAGAAGTTGCATCGTCCGTGCCCGATTCTTAAGCGGTTTAAGCGACACCATAGTTTCCTAGGAAGGTCGGTCCCCTTGTTCATGATAGTCGGGTCGATATTCCCGGCCGGGGTGCCGTCAGCTTGCCTCATCCATTCTTGTTTCCAGAGCTGCTGTACATCGAAGGAATTTTGTGTGAGTGTTGCAGCGGCGGCGTATGCGGGGCGACGGGACTTAAGTCTCGCCATAGGCGGGTTGGTAAACTCCTGATGCATTGGGAGAGAAGGACATGCTCTAATTTTGTTATTCTCCCTTAGCAGCGCCTGTTTCCTTCTCAAATGTGGAGGTGGGATTCGACTGAGCGTAGGGAGCCAGTGGCAAGGTGTAGATTTGACTGTCCCCGTAATGCATCTCATGGTGACATTAAGCTTCGAGTCTACCAATTGCGTGTGTGCACTTTGTAGCCAAATTGGAGCACAGTACTCTGCAGTGGGATAGACGAGTCCCAGAGCCGTTGAACGGAGACAGTCCGCAGATGCTCCCCATGAGGTGCCACACAACTTGTGCAGTATGTTGTTCCGGGTCGAAATTTTAAGCGAGAGCTTAGTAAGGTGTTCTTTGTAGCTTAGGGTCCTGTCTAAAGTAATGCCAAGGTATGTTGGAAAAGGATTGTAAGGTAACCTTTTACCGCCCAAAGTGACAGTTGGCTCCTGTTTAGCAAGGTGGTTGCTTAGGTGAAAGCAAGACACTTCTGTTTTTGTGGCGCTCGGTATGAGTCTCCACTCTCGAAAATACGCTTTCAAGGTCTTCAAATCCGCAGTAAGTTGACTCTCGCCTTCCCCAAATGTAAGGCTCTGGGCTACCAGAGCAATATCGTCCGCATAAATGAACTTTCTGGATTTGGTTTGTGGCAGGTCGTGTATATACAGGTTGAAGAGCTGTGGTGCTAGAACAGATCCCTGAGGAAGCCCATTGTTTAATTTCCTCTTTCTACTCTTCTGGTCACCGAGGAAGACTTCGAACTCCCTTTCACTGAGCATAATGCACAGCAGGTCTGCGATTTCTCGGCTGGGGATCACTGAAAGAACTTTGTATATCATGCCTTGTTTCCAGACAGTATCGTAAGCAGCTGTTAGGTCTATAAAGACGGCGGTGGACTTCAACTTATTCTGGAAACCGGCTTCAATATGTGTGGTGAGAGCAAGAACTTGGTCGGTACAGCTACGCCCACATCTGAATCCAGCCTGTTCAGGTGGAGTGGCGGCCTCTATGTAGGGAGTAATCCTTGAGAGAATTAGACGTTCAAGCAACTTGTAGACGCAGCTAAGGAGAGACACGGGCCTAAAATTTTCTGGGATATGTTCGTTCTTTCCGGGTTTCAGTAGAGCTATGACCTTGGACTTCTTGAACTCTTTCGGTATATGATTCTTAACCAGAATATCCGAAAACAAAGCAGTGAGCCAGCCGACACTGGTGGGACCCATGTTGCGGATAaattcattataaatattatctggTCCAGCCGCCTTACCAGGTTTCAGCTGCTTTATTGCGGAGGCTACCTCATGTATAGAAAAATTTTTTGAGAGTTCGCTGTTTCTTGGCATCGAACGTCTGAGTTCCGTTAGCTTGTGCTTAATTTTCTTTGTCACTAACTTGTCTTTTTTTGCCCGTGTTAGTTCTACCATGCGATTTGCAATAGCGTTAGGGTGTACTGTAAGTTGGTTAATTTTCGGTGGCGTCTTTTTCCCTGTTAGTTTGTTCAAGGTGTGCCACGCTTTCCTACTAGATTTTTTAAAGTCCATATTCTGCACCAATGACTCCCACTTCTGCTTTCTGTTCAGATCTAGTGACTGCAAAAGTTTTGCGCCCATTTCATGGTCTCCTGTGACTTGGTACGACTTATATAGAAGTTCACTTTGTGTGTTCCAACCTGGGACATACTCCTTTCTATACCCTCGGGGAATCGTGTTTTTTGCGACTTTGATGACTAAAACAGAGAAAACTTTATAGTTCCGCGCGCATGGGTTTAGGTCTGCTGCCGAAAGCTCTGCATCAAGTTGGGTTCTGAATCCACCCCAGTTTGCTCTACCAAAATTCCACCTTGGCAAGGGCATAGAATTTACAAGAGGTATTCTTAAGCCTATTTCTAGATGTACAGGCCTGTGTTGACTGTTTGGAAAACAAGGCAGAATGGTCCGAGTTGTAGGGAGAGGCTGGTCGAGGCAGTCCTTTGTTACAAAAGCGAGATCTGGGTTGTAATCCTTGTGCCAACGCGCAGAGTGGAAAGTACCCGGGTCCTTTGCATCGAAAACCAGATGCAGATCGGCCATTTCAGCCCACTGGACAAGTGCTTCTCCGTTCGCATCACTTTTGCTGTATTTCCAGTTCGTGTGGTGACTATTAAAATCCCCCGCGTAGATACATGGGTGGTCGTGCGTGGGAAGTAGACCAGGACCCCATCCTGCTTTGGGAGGTTTGTACACATTTACGATCTTTATGTCGTTTACTTGGACAGTGATAATGAAAATGTTTTCTTCACTGCTGGCAGACACCAAGGCCACTTCAGTAAGGTTATCCCTGGCGTATGTAGCTATTCCATACTGAGGATGATGGAGCGCCTTAATGAGAGTATATCCCGGTATGCGTCCTCTTCTGTGCAGGTCTTGCTCGTCTTTACTGTGTGTCTCTTGAATGTTGACTATGTCGATGTCATAATCCCGCAGTTGTTTTTGCAGGTAGTCGCATTTGGCTTGACTGATGCCTTCGATATTTAACTGCCAGATGCGTACTGAAGGTTTCACATCTTTGGTCTTGGGATCCCTGGATCCTCGAGAGCATTGAACATTCGTAATAGCCATTTCGTATATGAGCAGATACTGATTTCGCCTATTTCGCCTTTATGGTTGTTGCTCGTTTAGCACCACCCGGGGGACACGTGCAGGGTATTGATAGGTGCTTCCTGCGGACGTGAGCAACATTCATCCCCCAGCAACATTCATCCCCCCCCATTCTTGAAGGTAAATaaaggtgtatttaatgtaacacgtaaagttggttaaattgcaaactgaaatcGGAAgggttttttattaataatacttaatatttattgagataacaatatacataatggatatatacagatgattactataactagcttatatctaaaataggcccttgaggcattgtaccaagaatgctggcggcatttcctcgttgtatcgcaatactgatacgttgtgcgaggaagccgccagctcttcggtcaccagttacgtcaaccagacgtttcgcgatttctccaaaaaacttgttacaatttatttattaaaaaaaccaattaccaagatagaggtctgattatatttttcctgtaaaatttatagtaaagttaatattatgtaaaaatttcataatttttcgtcgcgcacgctccctatatataGATTCGTCCTTCTTCTATAAGAGCTTTAAAAATGTACCCTTGCAACATtagttgcttagcaacgaaatATTCAATTTGTTGACAGACGgaatgtcataatcataacataAC
Proteins encoded:
- the LOC133517873 gene encoding hemocyte protein-glutamine gamma-glutamyltransferase-like is translated as MSMVRRSSMDRMSSSMTSSMTGMGLGGITGLTSGMSTLSCMREQQMTIGGMPSNYVPGLSAYYNISSFCQRPGQTRRWPMQRAGPTAQHRPGRSHSTGSLHRMKHSMRNSPNTQYTHNLICKMADQNERRRRQDTLDVIPQSYYSQQPLKVELTEFYSRDNSKDHHTDQYDLVNDNILPNPVYRRGQNFFFAVRFDRTYDKQQDMIRIVFCFGPKPSVTKGTRVVLPVNWSSQQGVFQHSRDMMGMGMGMGMGMGLGMSRVPDSSSNMATAGSIGPMGPMNTMGNMSSIGPMGPMSGMRETTTYGVRRSSFSNEPLPLQHSPLSPHGPIDRPMIDRYGGATQHSSSFGRSYGSRHGSRHGSRHGSMQNLASLAHDMDRWDISIQRQDGNTITFQVHVPATAPVGVWNCWVQTNRFGQRDNRHDYKCDEDIYMLFNPWCREDTVYMDNESSRKEYVLNEQGKIWCGTWRQPKGRKWIYGQFDDCVLPACMYLLERSGLEHSERGNPVRVCRAISAMINSNHDDDGLMVGRYDGEYKDGVAPHAWTGSVAILERYLTDGGRPVEYGQCWVFSGLVVTICRALGIPCRSVTNYVSAHDTNRTFTVDKYFDHEGNEVPNGPDEDCYDSCWNFHVWNDVWMQRPDLPQGYSGWQIIDATPQEEAESVYQCGPASVEAVRRGEVGFQYDTPCMYNQINAELCHFQEEENSEWGFIRMASNNYQVGRKILTKNPNRDDDEGESDMLEITHEYKTMDSSSPERLAVIASCRGYQRLQQYYEYPDRNYEDVYFDLMDIDIVPYGQPFDCTMNIQNKSHEDRTIWCVLTASSCYYTGAIASRLRRAQGEFVVRAGQREVLKLHVTPQEYMDKLVDHSMVKVHAMAYVKQTRQAWSDEDDFPLHKPRMQVQVRSQPCIGQECAVTFSFQNPLNVHLTDCFFTFEGPGVQRPRQIRFRDVKPGEFVNYQDKFMPRRHGERRIVVTFSSRQMDEIFGCTTVNVRG